The DNA window tcgccaaggcggaactgatgatgtcaagctcgctccggccgctccccgtcgactgctcttcctggaggtaatacccctggataGGCGTGTACAAACCGAatcggcccggcggttaaccgccggttcgggcccgccggttcatgaaccggaaccgggatcggaaccggaaccggaagtTTGAATCGTCCGGCGGGTTGCCGGTTCcagcgggccggttcagggtcgaaggatgcgtgaaccgtgaaccggcggttcaacggttcaaaccgccgatTCAGGGTCGGTGAAatcgtgaaccgtgaaccggcggttcaaccgaattttttaaaaaaaaatatttataaaaattgatttttatatttaaaatcaatttttacaaacaaatgaatacaagaaattcgtaatagcccatatatatttgatgggcttgcgaatttatgaaaccattcttgattgtttctcttttatagagacatccttgaatgttttatgttccactttcaatgtgggacaaactcattcttggttgtttctcttttatagagacatccttgaatgttttatgttccactttcgatgtgagacaaaatatgttgaagtactttcttttataactacatgtttagagcattcattcatctttttccaatgtgggatacaaaactttcttttgtcttttacttttattcatgttttgtatgatatatataaacaaaattattattcaaatatattcttgattgataaaaataaagaattattgagaaatatgatttgtatatagaaaatatttatttgtataataattattggtAGGTTTATAccatttgtataagaattattctttcaatgtgtataaattatttattagttaacatatacataaatatataaacataagcaaatcattaatgataaataaaatattaagtagtgtttattaatttttgtaaataaaatatattcattataagttgaaatacactctctataattcaatacactATAATTCAAGTAGTGTTTTCcctataattcaatacactctCTTCCAATTTAAATGCTCAATTCCAAtataagtattgatattttaaaaatcaaaaggtttaactttaagtagtgtttattaatttttgtaaataaaatatattcattataagttgtaatttttagtcttattcaaatttattatcaataaaattgtaattttcaccttattgtttgaaatttgtttaagcacattttatacataacaaagactaaaaagacaaaaaaaaaatactccatacttatagttggatttgatttttaaaatgccaatacttggatgagagtatattggattttatttaatttagaagatagtatattgaattattctcttttatagttacacatttTGGATGTATTACTCTTtatttcaatgtgggataaaagtctttatttataagtatattatagatcgtccatcattcttcgtctatattaatactctatcttctattattataatttaacaacaaatattattacataaactattattcattagttctttatcattaatgatttgcttaggtttataaatttatgtatatgttaactaataaataatattatacacattgaaagaataattcttatacaaattgtataaacctaacaataattttatacaaataaatattttctatatacaaatcatatttctcaataattctttatttttatcaatcaagaatatatttgaataataattttgtttatatatattatacaaaacatgaagaaaagtagaagataaaagaaagttttgtatctcacattggaaaaagatgaatgaatgctctaaacatgtagttataaaagaaaatacttcaacatattttgtcccacatcgaaagtgaaacataaaacattcaaagatgtctctataaaagagaaacaaccaagaatgattttgtcccacatcaaaagtgaaacataaaacattcaaggatgtctctataaaagagaaacaaccaagaatggtttcataaattcacaagcccattaaatatctatgggctattatgaatttcttgtattcatttatttgtaaaaattgtttttaagtataaaaatcaatttttataaataaaaagtatttttttttaatttttatttgaaccgccggttcaaactagcgaaccgccggttcatgccaaaaaccggcggtttttgaaccgcctcatgaaccggcggtttttttgaaccggaaccggaaccgccgggacccttggcgggccggttccggttcatgcatatgatgaaccgtgaaccgccggttcatgaaccggaaccggcggttcggaaccgttgtgcatgcctgCCCCTgtaacttttggatttcttcgttggctctgtatatggcattgcgcaccatactctcgttgcgctcgattgttccagccggccgatttttattgtaccggcgacagatgcgccaccaataatggtcaccggattggttcgtgccaccCTCcagatcttcggagattgacaagaacgctttgaacaattgctccatctcccccggagtgtacggggtgcggacaccgcgagtaggaagaggaggagtttgagaggggCCGCTCCCTCCGGCTCTAGGCACAGATGGCTCGgatgtccacccgtattgcccttcgggggcatcttggtcgtcgaacgggtaaggccggtagccacctggaacttgcgaaccttgggtttgaggaggggccgaatatttcgtttccggactaggaaatggtggtgaaccgaaccaatcggggttctaACCATGGGagccggaggggtgatcgccgtggccggacattgttttgttgtaaagtaagagtgaaagaaagattgagaattgagaatataaatgagagaatttagatgagaattgtgtagtgtggtgtgaaattttgggtgtgaaagtgggggtatttgtAGAtcaaaatgtgtatttttggggaaaaaaattgacaaataaattaaaagtgggtagaaaacggatataattttttgggaagtgggaatttttttttttatcgaattttttaattaaaatctatttttaaaaaaaaaacaaattgccaacggctatgccgttggccacgtacgctgctcgctggcacggacgtgctcgatgcatcgagcagcgccgcgccagcggcaagagcgcaacgGCGGACAACGGTGCtatgccgctggcacggacggacgtcgtcctgctcaccgctgcggatgctcttacttcTTCAAATACTAGATGTAAAGTAGGAGTGGAGTTTGTTGTATCCTAGTTTGACTCGAAAACatatctttttattatttttatacatatGAACTAAAATAAACAATGAATTTGCTTGAATCAATTAATCatatcattcaaataatcaACCCCCTAAAATAATCACCCCTTTAAaagtttttgtttattttgaatGTCTAGAGCATTCAcgtccatgctcttgccaaagagcatggatgtgagcCTGGATccacatttattaattttttatttcttgctcttccgcaagagcacaacatccaTATTCATGTTCTTCCGCAAAAGCATGCTCAAGAGTCCCACCATcctgttatttaatttaaatacttcaattactaaaaacatttccacaatataaaAATACACTAAAAATACTCGAACTActattagaaattaaaaaatatataaaaattacataattaaatcccaaaaaataaaaattacatacttaaaatcctaaaaaataaaaattgcatacataaaatcctaaaaaataaaaattacataattaaaatcctaaaaattaaaaattacataattaaagacttaaaaataccccgtggaagactagttCCCCGGCCATATCCCCAATATTTGTCGGAGACCTCGTATCATTGCCGTATGTGCATCAAGTTGCCCGGGAGACATGTGAGACGTATAGGCCAAATTGGGTTgagccaaaagggcccacaacgggttggtggggggttgaggtggcacaaaagGGAGCGAGAGCAGGGGATCGCGATGCGGATGGAGTCGCGactcgacggcggttggccgtcgcctgtttccttccttgcggccgccgttgggaactgctcgggtttgcgtcggggctacccaagttagcttcggcaagctggctagccacctcatcctcacCAGCATCAGATAGGGAtaacgacctcgaccgtttgctggaggaggatgataagcctcccctatacttcggatgcgtacgcacctcctgccaagtgttgaggtacttgaatggtttgtaatgacaagattggtaggtcgccatggtggcactgatgatgtcgagctcgctcttGCCGCTCCCCGCAGACCGCTGTttctggaggtaatacccctggaacttttggatttcttcgttggctctgaagatggcattgcacaccatactctcattgctcTCGATGGTTCCATCCGGTCGGGTGGCATTGTACGGGCGAGATACGCGgaaccaaaacctatccccgctttagttcgtgccaatctccgaatcttcggagatttccaaataggctttgaataacttATCCATCTCCctcggagtgtacggggtgcggacgtgAGGGTCACCGGCACGACCCTGAACACGAACACtacgaggagtaggagtaggagtaggaggagTTTGggagccgccgctccctcccgatccttattcgggtgcccacccgtatcgcccatcgggggcatcttgttcgtccaccgggtaaggtcAGTAGCCACCCTGAATTTgagaatcttgggtttgaggagggggtGAGAATTACGTATCCGAACTAGGGAATGGTGTTAGGCCGAACTATTCGCGGTTCCATCCGCGGGAGTCGGAAAGGTGATCgacggagccggacattttttttgcaagagtgaaagagtgagaattgatgagaaaatttagatgagaattgtgtagtgtggtgggaaattttttgtgtggaaatgagggtatttatagacgtaaatgtgaattttgagggaaaaaaatgaaaaataaattaaaagtggtgagaaaacggatataatttattgggaagtgggaaaatatgtttttaatttaaaacaattttttaattaaatttgaatttttaaaaaaaatgaaaatgccaacggctatgccgttggccaatacGGTGCCGCCACGTccccctgctcagcggcacggacgtgctcgatgcatcgagcagagCCGTAttgtcggcaagagcacagcgatGGACAGTGTTGCgccgtgccgacggcacggacgccgtccttccCCACAAGcaccgatgcggatgctcttaatgcCCATCACACCTTACATCCTTTTGTTTCGATAACTAAATATTCTAAAGTTCATTGTAGCATAAACatattttaatactactataaaactTGTGTGATCAAACTTTTAATGTAGTAGCGATGTGgcaatataaaaaatatgatttcGCCATTACAAGCACCCTAATGTACAAACTTAACCTGAGAGTTGATTGATAAAATCAAACTACCAAGTTTCAAGCACCCAAAATGTAGTTTTTGTTGTTCCATATCATTTTTCACTTTCATGCCATTTTATAATGCAGTTCACCAAATACAGCATTTGTAAATCATGGATGCAAAGTTGAGGCTCTTTTAAACATAAAAACCAACGATGCTGAAAGAAGTTAGTCATCAAGTCTCCAACCAAACAATAAAAGATCACACCACGAAGATAAGAGCACAACACTATCCGAAGATTCAACTTAATCGAACACATAATTATTCACACAAACAACAACATACAAAGAGTGAACAGCATAAATTATCGCTCATCCGGAAAAAACAAGTTTCATTTCGAACTAAAATGCCTCATAAATCTCACCACTCCCTGTCAAGGAAATGTTGTCCCGCAAACCTTATCAAACACTCATATTTCGAGTTCGAAAATGACCTGCACAGCAAACATCCATTTTGTTCCTCTAGAAGAGCTTTACTGGTTGTGTCGTTCCACTTCTCATCATTGCACAGAATTCCTCGTAGTTAATTTTCCCATCCTGTAAGTACCAACGTATGtaacatctatatatatattttgaaataaaatgaaatgtatCAAACACATTACTAACTTACATTATCGGTATCCACCTCAGAAATGATTTCTTTGATGGTAGCTCCGTCCCCCATACCGTAGTCTTTCATAGCAGTTTCTAGTTCGTCCATTGTGATATAACTGAGGTGCATTTTTAAGTTGAATGACGAGTTAGTCAATGATAATGCATGTAAGGCCTACATAGCCCAATTATTGAGGCAAGAAAATCGAGAGTTTCTGAAATACAAAGTTCGATCTTAACGCATagaaataaagagagagaaatcCGATCTTACCCGCTGTTATCCTTATCAAAAAACTGAAATGCTTTGAACAGATGCTCATCTCGTTCAAGCTTGTGCCTGTGCATTGTAGCGGTGATAAATTCAATGTAGTCAATAGTCCCATTACCATCTACATCCGCCTGGCATTACCAGCATCAATTGTTAAATGTACCACACAGTCGAGCCCAGTGTTAGATAAAATTGTCCCAAATGAGATGTGGTTATACTTACAGCTTCCATTAGTTGTTGCACTTCTGTTTCCGACAGTTTAGAACCAAGACGAGCCAAACCAGTTTTAAGTTCTTCATAGGTGATTGTGCCGCTATTATCCGTGTCCATATTTGCGAACATTGCTTTAAGACCTTTAATTTCTTCTTCCGATAAACTTTGAGCAATGACCTGGGGAGGTTTCAGATTCGATAGACGATGGTAAGAGAATAGCCATAACGAAAGTTATACATGCAATTATATATGCATGACCAGAAAATCTTATCAAAATATTCCATAGTTAGAAATAATACATTCTTCCCAATAGAGTTGCAAATAAAATGCATTGTGATCAAATCTTATCACTGGACAATGGCTTGCGGCTAAACAACTAGGCTAAAATGGCAATAGCTTTACAGCTCATAATCATTTACTGAATCTTATTTATGGCCTATGTAAACAAAAATTAGTTGTTCAAAACTTTTAAACCTTTTATGTCAGTGAACTAATAATATTCTTTATTAAAACCACTAAACGGCTCATCCAACAATTGTATGCTTCATACCAGATATAAAGACATTAATGGAATTACCTTTAGCGCAAGTTTCTTCAGCTTATTCATGGCCCTGAACTGCTTCATCCTAGAGAGTACCGCACTATCTATTGGCTTGTCAGATGCTTGTCCCTTAATCCAAGGGTGCTCTttataaacaaacaaaaaagacAATAGAGGTACCGTATTAAATGAAAATCGCATCACTAAGAACTTGTAACAGAAAATACCAAAATCTCAGATTCTTTTTAACTgtgaaaaaatctgaaaaatcaaaactgacTAAAATAGCACAAACGTGCATTAATAAAGAGTCATTGGAGTCTAATGTTGCTATGTTACTATGTTAGTATAGGTTTTGGCCCAAGATAGACTCCAATTATTTTACACTTTACTTGAGTTTGTTAATGAGGGCCTTTTCTTATTTACTGCTGTTGATTCCAAAGCCATGTTCTAGCTGACTATACTATTAATGAACGCCCAGTTTGTTTGAATTgcaataaaatcataaaatgtgGGAAATCTAGCTTTTGATTGGCAAAGAAAGTAGCAATTAGTAAaaccaaaaatgaaaagatACTGTGAGAGTTCATTTCAAAGATGTTAAAAGTACATATAACATGTtcagaaaatacacaaacatacACCAATAACTAGAAAGGGAAGGAGATGATTACCAAGTACTTGTGCACAAGTTATTCTTCTATGGGGGTCCTTGTTTAGCATTTTTCGAACAAGATCTTTGGCACTACTTGAAATTGAAGGCCAAGGCTGGCTGTCAAAATCAACTTCTTCATTTAGTATAGCATCAAATATACCTTTTTCAGTCTCTGCAGAAGATGATCATAACACTAAGAAATCTGGCAGATAGGATAGGACATAGGAGTACTTCATAGAGAAGAAAGTATTTTAGCCTAACCTGCCCAAAATGGAGGTACACCACTAAGGAGGATGTACAAAATTACACCAGCGCTCCATACATCTATCTCCTTTCCATAACTTCGCCGCAGAACTTCTGGGGCAACATAGTACGCACTACCAACAATATCACGATACACCTTGCCTGAAATTTAGTCATCAAGTTGACAATAATTAGTTCTGAAAATACAAGATATCGACATGAGTAAATGAAACATAAGCAAGGAAAGACTTAAATGTCAGGTAGATGGCTTCAATAAAGGAATAAATCATATACGTGCACTCAAATGATGCTTACAAGGAATCCTTAAATAATTGCCAATAGATTTTGGCAACactgaatatttttttaagccaGTTGGAATTGAATTTTTAAGTCATTGTCTCTTAAGTGGTCATTTGTCCTTCACGTTAGCTTTCATGGTATCTAGAACCTGGTTCTAAGGCAAAAGCAAAACTTTGGTCAAGATGGGCATGAAAGAGTAGTTCACAAGAGAAGGAATTACATCAAAACACGATGGTGTCCTGGCTCAGAGTAGTTCACAAGTCGAATTTAAGTCAGTAGCTCATGGAGTGTATGACGTTATATTGTTTAAGTTGTTGCTAGAAGAACTAACTTAAAGATTCTTTTGAAAGTGTATCGGTATTGTGATAACTAAGTGGCTATTTCACAATCCAGTGCATGACAACTGCCattttataaaactaaaaattggAAATGGGACTATTTGTGTTGTCTACGTGCCAGTTGAACTTGCTGATGATATGTTAAACTAAAGGCTTGCACAACCACGTTTCGGGAAAAATGTAGAGAAGCTGAGCTCATACGATTTGTAAAGTCCAGCTTGAGGGGGGTTGTAGTATTTCGATTTTAGTTAAAAGTCATTTTTAGCAAATAGAGGATATTTATCATTTAGGAATATGTTGGGTGTGTATTTGGTAATTTGTTTTTTTGGCTTTATAAGGCTGAAAAGTAAGTAATTAATGCAGATAATCGATTCTTGACACGTCAGCTAAGGTTACAAAACCACTATTTTAATCCATGTGTCTTCAAGATGACTTCTGAAAGAGTTATAAAAGCTTCACAGCTCACCATCAAATCATTTGCATTAGTTATATTACTAAACAAAAGTTGATTTTCCCATTAACTACCACGGACTGGACTCGCATTGATACACTATATGAGATTCTATAAGTTGTGTTTTGATTTAAATTTCTTAATAGCTAAAAGATCTACTTTAAGACTTAAGACGCAACAGCATGAAAGTTCCTACAACAATACCACTCAACAGCAGGTGTGAACAATCTATGTTATCATCTACACACAGACTCAAACCCCAACTTAAACATTTAACCGGGAAACCTTTGCATCATTTCTATCAACCTGATCAGCTTCAACACCGTTTTTCATCTAAGGTGAAAGTGAAATAGGAAACTTTACTATTTCAAGAACTGCTAATATCAATTAGACCATCACCTAAACGCCCCTTTCTTAATGTCCTATCATCAACATTTCTCATACTACAAACAACAAACTATATAAGCATAACAACCATGTAAAAACTCATCGAGCACACAAGGGTGGGGACTCATATCACTACAAAGACACCACTATCAACTACTTAGAACCTGTACCAGAATGGTTAACCCAAAGATTCATGCTAAAAGCAAACATTTTATCATCATCAAGCCAGTAATTATCCAATTCAAAAAGCAAAACACTACATACTAACCCTCCTCAATGAAGACAGAGAGTCCAAAATCAGTGGCCTTGAGCGTTGCCTTGTCATCCTTGCTCGAAAGCAAGAAATTCTCGGGCTTGAGATCCCTATGCATCACTCCCATAAAATGGCAATTCTGCACCACATTCACAATCTGCCTGCAGAGATCGGAGGCAGCCTTCTCTGAGTAGTGCCCCTGCGCAATAATGCTGTCGAAAAGCTCGCCCCCACGGCACACCTCCATGATGAGATGCACTGTCTGCCTATCCTCAAAAGCTCCCTTGAACTCCACAATGTTGTGCTGCCCACTCAAATGCTGCATAATGTGCACCTCCCTCTTCATATCCTCCTTGTCACTCTTGCTTACCAATTTCCTCTTCAAAATCGATTTGCAGGCGTAGCTATGCCCCGTCGCTATCTCAGTGCACATGTAAGTCACCCCAAATTGGCCCCTCCCCAATTCCTTCCCAATCGAGTATTTCGACTTCACATCCTCGAATGGCTTACCGAGAATGTTGTTCGGCTCCAATCTCTGAGCTGCTGCCGCTGCTACGGGCTCGGGTTGCGGCGCGGGTTTATGCGGAGCTGGAGGCGGCGGCGCGTGATGCGTCTGCGGCGGAGGATTGTGGTGCGCCGCCGGTTTTTGGTAATCGTGGTTGATTTGCTGGTATCCCGCGTTGGCTCCCGCGGTGGATCTGTAGCCATTGGTGTCGGGGCTCGAGTGGTTTTTCTTGCTGAAACAACCGCCCATTTTTGGGGTTTTGCTTTTTGTTATTGATTGAGACAAGATTGCAACTTTTTGAGTTGAGTTTCGAGGGAATTAACGAGAATTGGTATCTAACTATGTATCGATTTGGAGCTGGAGAATAAAGAGATGGAACCAAATTTGAATGGGTTTGATTGGGGAAAGAGGGAATGCTGTTTGCAGATGAGAAAGTTCAGACTACTAGTTGACTTCTCGCTAGCTGTTGGCGAAGTGTTTTATACACGGTTTTACTTTTTCTGTTTATTTAAATgactttttcaattttaatttctttttctctaAAAAATAGTTCTAAGAGAAAGTGAGAAAAAACTGATGAACtttgttcttgttttttttaaaatctaaatgGGATAGAGTAAATAGATTTGGGCAGTTCTGTTCTGTTTAATTTTTTGTGATGTACGTCTTGATTATCTCTTGAATTAACTTTTTGAAAAAcgttttaatgatcttcaaatATCTTTTAAGAATGAAGTCGCGCAAAAAAGATTTTGTCTTAAATATGGATTgtgatttgaattttatttgatttgttaAGAACCTTTTATggtctttaaatttatattgagATGCTTTGATTGGTCAATATTATCAAGAGTCTTATTTCTAGACGGAACGTTGAATTTGATTTAACATCAAGAAAATATTCTGATCTTCATGCTTTGAATGCCAACATAGATGGTATTACATTCTTATGTCTTACTTCTATATTAAACGTTGGATTTGTCTGTATCTTTCCGTCTCAATGATTTTTTAAGATTGAATGACAATATAGAAGGTCACTTTCCACCTTATTTTCGGATTGAATGTCACTCTTTTACAATTTGGACGAAACAAAAAGTGATTTGCATTTCGACCACTGTATCATTGGCTTTGCAATACTTAAGTGTTGTTTATCACTTAGCCGTCTTTGAGGGCTTAAGTGACATAAATCGACTAGATTTACTTCTCGAAAGTGTCATGGAAACTTCCACTTTCCCCTCAATCAATCAatcttttataataaattaaaaaattaaaatcaatttttatccaaatttacACATGTTGCAATATCTATATGATCATACAGTTTGATCATTTGCTAAGAACTTACATTATCTCTACAAAATAGAGATTTTAATATTGGCTCAGGAAGAAGATGAAAACTTTCGCATAATTAATTGAAGAAAAACCAAAATATGTATATGATGAACAGATGCTCAAATTCTTATAATTAGGACTTTCATTTAAACTTGCACCAAACagttactccctctgtcccactacaagtgagGCGTTACTTTCTGGCCGTTGttttgtgaagatgataataaataggAATGCATGAGCAATTGGACATTGAAATAGGAATGCATGAGCAAATTAAGTCCACGTCAGTAAATACAAATAGAAATGCATGAGCAATTGGACATTGAAATATTTATCTTATCGCGTCGTTAAAGCATCCCCAACCATTttcactaaactcaaacttattttagtgtaaatgtcacgtcaaatatgattttactccaaccatttacactaaactcaaacttaaaagaatattctctatattatgccttttttattcacaaaatttgaaaaacttttAGGTTTTGTTTTAGTGTAAAGATAAAGATAggtatttttttctcaaaaaccaAAAATGGAATTGGTTTTTGAGTACTGTTGGAGCTAATTACCTATCTCGTTTTAGGTTTTAATGTACCCTTAGATATGGTCTTATACCCAAATAATTTTAGATAGCCTCTACCTAAATTCTAATTATGGCTCTTTATTTTGTGCGTGTGATTGGTCAAGCGATAGAAAAGTTAATAATGTCGAGACCAAAGGTCTTGAGTACGAATCCTACGTGGTGCAACCtataaatttatgtttatttgaaaaaaaaagaaataataataccaatcaatctctctccctctctctctcccctcacTCTTGTACTGCAAAAATCTTGTACTGCAAAAAAGCTTTCaagtttttatattttgggACTCTTTTTCTCATTACTAttattctttatattttggGACACTTTGATGCTTGAGGGGCACTATATGGATTGTTGCTTCATgaatgatgaatccgcgaatttctgatgtttgtaaatgctggtagagaataaagatcacgacacaatgaatttacgtggttcgatttactgaagtaaatctacgtccacgggaagaaaagagggcagagttgtattgcttgatctgggattacagcttacaatacacacTTGCTATATAATCTATTCTGTCTCTAGAGAACGAAAGAGTGAGAGTCCTCTTctgtcagatctaagttctatttatatattgaactgagattgtggcttgcatcaccaccctaagtcgtggaggtcatggaggtcatgagatcctgcatggccactgaataggcagtggcttacatcatcagtaattatgtcgtggatgtcgtggaggtcatgagatcctgcgtggccactaactaggcagtggcttacatcatcagtaattatgtcgtggatgtcgtggaggtcatgcatgagtccgctatctcccagttcggtcgaatactgagaccgaactgctgaattactgccgagtagcttttgccgatctgagagtagagcttgatgccgacctgagagcagagtttgattggttggcttttaccgagctgtaggctggggccgaactctttggttgtgccgaactgaactctttagtcatgccggactgatactctttagtcatgccgaactgatactctttcttgggctttaggctgatgggcttgtttagtacgctttaggctgatgggcttgtttagtacgtactccatcactacccccccccccgaaaagcgaagtgaatcacttcggcattctggataaaggtacggggtaagttgatgtttgtcctcggtcttatgaagtgaactcttctttgaccggacttggtttgtgtcctaatttggcgagttttatcgctcgg is part of the Salvia splendens isolate huo1 chromosome 22, SspV2, whole genome shotgun sequence genome and encodes:
- the LOC121787948 gene encoding calcium-dependent protein kinase 2-like, with amino-acid sequence MGGCFSKKNHSSPDTNGYRSTAGANAGYQQINHDYQKPAAHHNPPPQTHHAPPPPAPHKPAPQPEPVAAAAAQRLEPNNILGKPFEDVKSKYSIGKELGRGQFGVTYMCTEIATGHSYACKSILKRKLVSKSDKEDMKREVHIMQHLSGQHNIVEFKGAFEDRQTVHLIMEVCRGGELFDSIIAQGHYSEKAASDLCRQIVNVVQNCHFMGVMHRDLKPENFLLSSKDDKATLKATDFGLSVFIEEGKVYRDIVGSAYYVAPEVLRRSYGKEIDVWSAGVILYILLSGVPPFWAETEKGIFDAILNEEVDFDSQPWPSISSSAKDLVRKMLNKDPHRRITCAQVLEHPWIKGQASDKPIDSAVLSRMKQFRAMNKLKKLALKVIAQSLSEEEIKGLKAMFANMDTDNSGTITYEELKTGLARLGSKLSETEVQQLMEAADVDGNGTIDYIEFITATMHRHKLERDEHLFKAFQFFDKDNSGYITMDELETAMKDYGMGDGATIKEIISEVDTDNDGKINYEEFCAMMRSGTTQPVKLF